The following is a genomic window from Herpetosiphonaceae bacterium.
CTGCGCGGTAGCTTGGCAGGTGCACGGTGGTGAGCGTCGGGCTGCTGAGCGCGGCGGCGCCGATGTCGTCGAAGCCGGTGATCGAGAGGTCGTCGGGTACGCGCACGCGATGATCGCGGGCATACTGTAGCGCGCCGAGCGCCATGCGGTCGTTGAGCGCGCAGATCGCGGTGGGACGCTCGGAGGCTGCCAGCAGCCGCGCGGCGGCGTGGTAGCCGCTCTCGATGCTCATGTCGCCACAGGCCAGCAGCGCCGGATCGAGCGCGAGGCTCTGCCGCTCCAGGGCTTGCCGCAAGCCGCGTAATCGCTCGTCGAAGCTGCCGGGACGCGGCTCGGAGTTGATCACGCCGATCCGTCGATGGCCCAGGCCCAGCAGGTACTCGGCCAGCCGCGCGGTCGTCGTCTGGTCGTCGGCGTGGACGCACGGGGCGTTGCTGCCGGGCACGCTGTAGCCGCTGACTACCCAGGGCATGCGCTGCTGGTTGATCTGCTCCCCGATCAGCGCCATGTTCGTGCCCTCGATCACGATCAGGCCGTCGACGTAGCTGGAGCGCAGCACGCGGCTGAAGGCGCTGGAGGGATCGTTCGGAGTATAGGCCGTCGACAGCAGCACGTTGTAGTCGCGCTGGCTGGCGGCAGCCTCGACGCCGCGAATGATGTCGAGGAGGTGCGGATCGGCAAAGAGCTGATCGGGATCGTACGGGATCAGCAGGCCAAGCACGAAGGTGCGGCCTTTGGAGAGCGCGCGCGCCGCAAGGTTGGGCCGGTAGCCCAGCTCGGCAGCCGCCCGTAAGACGTTCTCGCGGGTACGCGCGCTGGCGTAGTAGGTGCCGGAGAGCACTTTGGAGACGGTGCCGCGCGCCACTCCGGCGCGCGCTGCGACTTCGTCGATCGTTGCCATAGCTTCGTTGCGTGGTGCGATCATTGGTTGAGCGCCGAGCTGCGACGTTGCACGATAAGATATTTCAGAAATCGGTTTCCGCTCATCTTAGATCACGTGTCACGTGGGCGCAAGCGGGGAAAGGTTGGGAGCTTGCAAAAGAACATCGTGCTTAAACCAAACGCAGGACCATTCCGCTGGTCCTGCGCCGTGTGATCGTCGCTTGTTTAGGCGTGGCGCTAGGCCGTGGGCATGTTGCCGTTATGCCCCTGGTTCTGGCGTGTGCAGAGCAGATCGTAGGTGCCGACCACCTCGCCGCCGAGGATGATCTTACCGCCCCACTGAATTTTGTTATGGTCGAGGATCGTGATCGTCTCGGTGAGATCGAAGGTGATCTCGCCGACGCTGTAGGTGCCCGTCCACTGGCTTGTATCGCCCTCCCAGCCGGACGAGGTGACAACCCCGAAGCCGTTGCCGGTGGTCATCATTGGCCGGGTATGCTTGACCGGATTGTCGCTAAAGCCCCAGTATTGATCTTCGGCAAACGGCTTGCCTGCCGTGGGCTGGTATTCCTGAAACTGGATCAGCAGCCACACATTCTGAAGCGTCCAAAGGTTATGCATGTGTGCATGGTACGGCTCCTCGCCGATGCCTTTGGTGCTCTTCGTGCCGACGCAATCCCAATATCCTACGAACAGTTGCCGTCGATCCTGGCCTTCGTTAAGCTGAGCCGCTGCGAGTTCGGTTTGTGTACTCACGTTCTGATCTCCCCCCAGGACACCATCGTCATTGCTGCCAACGACGATCGGGCTGAGCGTTGCAACGGATGGAGACGGGATAATTTCCGTGAGGAGCGCGACGATCGGACTGATCATGATGAATACCTCCCGACATGCAATGATGGATTGCAGTAAAATACGATGCCCTGCCGGGCACACCAATGATGGGTACACAAGATCGGGTAAGGGGGTGGATGGGCCATACACTCTGTGCAGTTCAGGATAACGCGCGGGCGAACGCTATTCGCTCTGCTTCCAATGGAACGCCTGCCATTTGGGATACGTCTCATCTGCCGAATGGACGCGGCATGTGCTTAGACCTGTTGGAAACCAGAGGAATATCCAGGTTGATGCTGTGAACGGATATGATGAATGCGCTGCCCGCATTTGCCTACATAAATGCTGCCAGGGAACAAATGTCACAGCGGATCTACCGGGTGCAGCGTCAAAAAGGATCTTCGGAAAATCGTTTCGTGCTGATCGACCTATTTTTACTCAATTTATACTAGATCGAAACTGCGCGAAAACCTGACCGATTGCATCTGGTATAATGTTCGATGCGGCCCATACCATGCGTAAACGGCTGTTGGCAGATCTGGGGACAGGCGCGCTGCGTATCACCCAAGTAGCACCTGCGATATGATCTTCCTCTTGTATCCCAGGTAGGCCCTTTAAACGTTGTGTTTGGTTGCCGTGCTGGCCCGCTACCATCATTCGGAGCGCTGCACGGTTTTGAGGTGTTTGTATGTTCAAATGGCTTGGCCGACTGTTTAGCGGCGATACTACCGAGCGAGTGCTGAACGACCTGTACGCGATCGTGGATCAGGTTAATGCGCTCGAACCGGAATTTGAAGCCTTGACGAATGAACAGTTGCGCGCTAAAACCGACGAGTTTCGGCGCCGTTTACGCGAGGGCGAGACACTTGACGATCTGCTGCCGGAAGCCTTTGCTGCCGTCCGCGAGGCCGCGCGGCGCACGATCGAAAAGCGGCACTACGATGTGCAGATGGTCGGCGGTATTGTGCTGCACCAGGGCAAGATCGCAGAGATGAAGACTGGCGAGGGTAAGACGCTGGTGGCGACGCTGCCGCTCTACCTGAACGCGCTCGAAGGCAAGGGGAGCCATCTGATCACGGTCAACGAC
Proteins encoded in this region:
- a CDS encoding LacI family DNA-binding transcriptional regulator encodes the protein MATIDEVAARAGVARGTVSKVLSGTYYASARTRENVLRAAAELGYRPNLAARALSKGRTFVLGLLIPYDPDQLFADPHLLDIIRGVEAAASQRDYNVLLSTAYTPNDPSSAFSRVLRSSYVDGLIVIEGTNMALIGEQINQQRMPWVVSGYSVPGSNAPCVHADDQTTTARLAEYLLGLGHRRIGVINSEPRPGSFDERLRGLRQALERQSLALDPALLACGDMSIESGYHAAARLLAASERPTAICALNDRMALGALQYARDHRVRVPDDLSITGFDDIGAAALSSPTLTTVHLPSYRAGQEAVQLLFHLMDGTEAPREVLVPTDLIVRGSTGPAQQEALKV